Proteins encoded together in one Microbacterium sp. ABRD28 window:
- a CDS encoding sugar ABC transporter permease, translating into MTVTPPTVAAETPQRATRRFRTTKGRETWAGLAMMAPAGILLVLFLIIPVILAFTLSFTNARLISPNPPRFVGLDNFVRAFTADGVFVQSVWNTFLFALVVVPVQAGLGLLLAVLVNRRMRGVTAFRVIFFIPVVTSIVVVSILWRFLYQPNGLINSMIDTITFGAWSGMDWLNNPQTALGAIIVLSIWQAVGFHMIIWLAGLQTIPAELYEAAKMDGAGPWRQFVSVTWPGLRPTMVFVLVTITIAALGLFVQIDVMTQGGPVNSTSTIVYYAVRKGYEQQEIGYAAAISLIFFVAVLIIALIQRRLTREKD; encoded by the coding sequence ATGACTGTCACGCCTCCGACGGTCGCGGCCGAGACACCTCAGCGCGCGACCCGCCGCTTCCGCACCACGAAGGGTCGAGAGACCTGGGCGGGCCTGGCGATGATGGCACCCGCCGGCATCCTGCTGGTGCTGTTCCTCATCATCCCCGTCATCCTCGCCTTCACCCTCTCGTTCACCAACGCCCGTCTCATCTCACCGAACCCGCCGCGCTTCGTCGGGCTCGACAACTTCGTCCGCGCCTTCACCGCCGACGGCGTCTTCGTGCAGTCGGTCTGGAACACCTTCCTCTTCGCCCTCGTCGTGGTGCCGGTGCAGGCAGGCCTCGGCCTCCTGCTGGCGGTCCTGGTCAACAGACGGATGCGAGGGGTCACCGCCTTCCGGGTGATCTTCTTCATCCCGGTCGTGACCTCGATCGTCGTGGTCTCGATCCTGTGGCGCTTCCTCTACCAGCCGAACGGCCTCATCAACTCGATGATCGACACGATCACCTTCGGGGCGTGGTCGGGCATGGACTGGCTGAACAATCCGCAGACCGCGCTCGGCGCGATCATCGTGCTGTCGATCTGGCAGGCCGTCGGGTTCCACATGATCATCTGGCTCGCGGGGCTGCAGACCATCCCCGCAGAGCTCTACGAGGCGGCCAAGATGGATGGCGCCGGCCCCTGGCGCCAGTTCGTCAGCGTCACCTGGCCGGGCCTTCGCCCCACGATGGTGTTCGTCCTCGTCACCATCACCATCGCCGCGCTCGGACTCTTCGTCCAGATCGACGTGATGACCCAGGGCGGGCCGGTGAACAGCACGTCCACGATCGTCTACTACGCCGTGCGCAAGGGATACGAGCAGCAGGAGATCGGCTACGCCGCCGCCATCTCGCTGATCTTCTTCGTCGCGGTACTCATCATCGCCCTCATCCAGCGGCGCCTGACGAGGGAGAAGGATTGA